A region from the Desulfobacterales bacterium genome encodes:
- a CDS encoding septum formation initiator family protein, with protein sequence MSRFQRILLSVSIAILFSLVFFIVFSNNGLLEVYSLKKSKARLIESSQGTSAENLSLCRTLDRLKFDPEYIGTVARQELGMIGKDEIIIKFLENGKKKPLHE encoded by the coding sequence GTGAGTAGGTTCCAGAGAATTCTTTTATCTGTTTCGATTGCCATTTTATTTTCCCTGGTTTTTTTTATTGTATTCAGCAATAATGGCCTTCTCGAAGTATATTCGCTCAAAAAGAGCAAAGCACGGCTGATTGAATCCAGCCAGGGGACCTCAGCCGAAAATCTGTCTTTATGCAGGACGCTTGACCGGCTAAAATTTGATCCGGAATATATCGGGACGGTAGCCAGACAAGAACTGGGGATGATCGGAAAGGACGAAATCATCATCAAATTTTTAGAAAACGGAAAGAAAAAACCGCTGCATGAATGA
- a CDS encoding GxxExxY protein encodes MNINELSGHVIGAAIEVHKMLEPGLLESAYEQCLCRELSLRGLVFESQVPLPLEYKGLHLKCGYRLDVVVEKRLIIELKSCQRIEPIHQAQLLTCLKLSNIRLGLILNFNITLIRDGIVRIVNNL; translated from the coding sequence ATGAATATCAATGAATTAAGCGGTCATGTTATTGGAGCGGCAATAGAGGTTCATAAAATGCTTGAGCCTGGGTTGCTGGAATCAGCATATGAACAATGCTTGTGCAGAGAATTAAGTCTGAGAGGTTTGGTCTTTGAAAGTCAGGTTCCCCTACCTCTTGAATATAAAGGACTTCATTTAAAATGTGGTTATCGACTGGATGTTGTTGTTGAAAAAAGGCTTATTATTGAATTGAAATCGTGCCAACGAATTGAGCCGATCCACCAGGCGCAATTGTTAACCTGTCTTAAATTGTCAAATATTCGTTTGGGACTTATTTTAAACTTTAATATTACGCTCATACGAGACGGAATTGTCAGAATCGTAAATAATCTGTAA
- the murJ gene encoding murein biosynthesis integral membrane protein MurJ — MSKSENMQVTRAAGVVGSATLFSRMLGVIRDMIIACLFGAGGNSDAFFVAFRIPNLFRRLFAEGSLSIAFIPVFTEYLTRQGRDEALHMARSAIRLLSAILVVIVVGGVVLAPMMVRVFAPGFDPMSGQFSLTVTLTRIMFPYLFFIGLVALCMGILNSLGHFAAPAFAPVFLNVAIIGSALLVSPHLNRPVVGLAIGVLIGGLLQLLLQIPFLLSQRIIFWKAATVCHAGLKKVGRLMLPAIFGTAVYQINILAGTLLASFLEEGSVSYLYYADRLVQFPLGIFAIAMATAVMPTLSRQALGKKYDALNDTVAYSLNLVFFITVPSMVGLMVLNEPIVALLFQRGAFDAESTRQTAAALFYYGMGLWAFSAVRIVVSIFYALQDARTPVKTGVVSVAVNIALGIILMKSMGHCGIALSASLASTLNLILLVAALVRRIGFPQWKSVTLSACKTMTGSAIMGACVWLMARWVIPASDKPSAPLFWGFSGCVVFGVAVYAASCYVLKSPELESLSREENGKRE; from the coding sequence ATGTCGAAATCCGAAAATATGCAGGTCACCAGAGCCGCCGGAGTCGTAGGGAGCGCAACATTATTCAGCCGCATGCTGGGGGTCATCCGGGACATGATCATTGCCTGCCTTTTCGGGGCCGGGGGAAATTCGGATGCGTTTTTTGTGGCTTTTAGAATCCCCAATCTGTTCAGGCGGCTGTTTGCCGAAGGATCGTTGAGTATTGCCTTCATCCCCGTATTTACGGAGTATCTGACGCGTCAGGGAAGAGATGAGGCGCTTCATATGGCACGATCTGCCATCCGGCTGCTTTCCGCCATTCTGGTTGTCATCGTGGTCGGGGGCGTTGTGCTGGCGCCGATGATGGTGCGCGTATTTGCTCCGGGTTTTGATCCGATGTCCGGGCAGTTTTCCCTGACGGTCACGCTGACCCGGATCATGTTTCCATATTTGTTTTTTATTGGGCTGGTGGCTTTATGCATGGGCATTCTCAATTCGTTGGGGCATTTTGCCGCACCGGCCTTTGCCCCGGTTTTTCTGAATGTTGCCATTATCGGGTCGGCGCTTCTGGTTTCTCCGCACCTGAACCGTCCGGTGGTCGGCCTGGCGATAGGGGTCCTCATCGGCGGCCTGCTGCAGCTGTTGCTTCAGATTCCATTTTTGCTGAGCCAGAGGATTATATTCTGGAAGGCGGCAACGGTTTGTCATGCCGGGCTGAAAAAAGTAGGAAGGCTTATGCTGCCGGCCATATTCGGTACGGCGGTTTATCAAATCAATATTTTAGCAGGGACACTTCTGGCCTCCTTTCTTGAGGAGGGCAGCGTGTCGTATCTGTATTATGCGGACCGTCTGGTTCAGTTCCCGCTGGGAATTTTTGCCATTGCCATGGCAACGGCCGTGATGCCGACCCTGTCCCGCCAGGCATTGGGAAAAAAATATGATGCGTTGAACGATACCGTTGCCTATAGCCTGAATCTGGTGTTTTTTATCACGGTGCCTTCGATGGTAGGCCTCATGGTGCTAAACGAACCCATCGTGGCCTTGCTGTTCCAGCGGGGCGCATTTGATGCCGAAAGCACGAGACAGACCGCAGCCGCTTTATTCTATTATGGAATGGGGCTGTGGGCTTTTTCTGCCGTCAGAATTGTGGTATCGATATTTTATGCGCTTCAGGACGCCCGTACCCCGGTAAAAACAGGCGTCGTCTCTGTCGCAGTTAACATCGCACTGGGCATCATCCTCATGAAATCGATGGGGCACTGTGGCATTGCGCTATCCGCCTCACTGGCCTCCACGCTTAACCTGATACTTCTGGTTGCCGCATTGGTCAGGCGGATCGGGTTTCCACAGTGGAAATCCGTTACGTTATCTGCTTGCAAAACCATGACCGGTTCTGCAATAATGGGGGCTTGCGTATGGCTCATGGCACGATGGGTCATTCCTGCGTCAGATAAGCCCTCAGCGCCTCTTTTCTGGGGGTTTTCGGGATGCGTGGTATTCGGAGTGGCCGTATACGCCGCTTCGTGCTATGTCTTGAAAAGCCCTGAACTTGAGAGCCTGTCCCGGGAGGAGAATGGCAAGCGTGAGTAG
- a CDS encoding UDP binding domain-containing protein yields MSDIVSQNQVSIAPTGESFELPGQQDYAIELKRLQALAGEQRQKGRKIVVVMGVGFVGAVMAGVVADSVDRKTGESSKFVIGMQRPSIRSFWKIRYLNRGIAPVEAEDPEVGPLIERCVKEKKTLTATFTYDALALADIVVVDVQCDYQKEALNDVRQGRADIAALEESLKIIGEKISPDCLVLIETTVPPGTTEYVAYPIIKKAFENRGIAAEPLLSHSFERVMPGRNYVASIRDFWRVCSGINEKARQRVVQFLSEILNVDQYPLTVLDRPLESETCKIVENSYRATILAFLNEWSVFSERNGVDLIKVIDAIKVRPTHSNIIFPGPGIGGYCLPKDGGLGVWAYHTLMGFEDDMFKITPLAIDINDSRGLHAAALVRDALRNMGKIVAASRIVLLGASYREDVGDTRYSGSEIICRKLVEMGGELVVHDPYVQHWWELEKQDTYPAPGQSKGRFFRNQEKLSDIRVSQRLEDSLPGADAVVFAVRHQAYLKLSPDQVVGMIGKPAAVIDCFGILDDDSIRRYFELGCEVKGLGRGHVKRIKDEVRDDKKK; encoded by the coding sequence ATGTCAGATATCGTGTCTCAAAATCAGGTATCCATTGCTCCGACAGGGGAGTCGTTTGAGCTTCCCGGTCAGCAGGATTATGCCATCGAATTGAAACGGCTTCAAGCGCTTGCCGGTGAGCAGCGCCAGAAAGGCAGAAAGATCGTCGTGGTCATGGGCGTTGGTTTTGTCGGTGCTGTCATGGCCGGAGTCGTTGCCGATTCGGTGGACAGAAAAACCGGCGAATCCTCAAAATTTGTCATTGGCATGCAGCGGCCCTCGATCCGATCATTCTGGAAAATTCGCTATCTGAATCGGGGGATTGCGCCGGTGGAGGCTGAAGATCCGGAAGTGGGACCTTTGATCGAGCGCTGTGTGAAAGAAAAGAAAACGCTGACGGCAACCTTTACTTATGATGCCCTGGCGCTGGCCGATATCGTGGTGGTGGATGTGCAATGTGACTATCAGAAAGAGGCCTTGAATGATGTCCGGCAGGGCCGGGCGGATATTGCCGCATTGGAAGAGAGCCTGAAAATTATCGGTGAAAAGATCAGCCCTGACTGTCTGGTGCTGATAGAAACGACGGTTCCACCCGGCACCACCGAATATGTTGCGTATCCCATTATTAAAAAAGCCTTTGAAAACCGGGGAATCGCTGCCGAACCGCTCCTGTCCCATTCGTTCGAGCGGGTCATGCCCGGCAGAAATTATGTGGCTTCCATCCGGGATTTCTGGCGGGTTTGCAGTGGTATCAATGAAAAAGCCCGTCAGCGGGTCGTACAATTTTTATCTGAAATATTGAATGTGGATCAGTATCCCCTGACGGTTCTGGACCGGCCGCTTGAAAGTGAAACCTGCAAGATAGTGGAAAATTCCTACCGCGCTACGATTCTGGCGTTTCTGAATGAATGGAGTGTGTTCTCCGAACGTAACGGCGTGGATCTGATCAAGGTCATCGATGCCATCAAGGTCCGTCCGACCCATTCCAATATTATTTTTCCGGGTCCCGGAATCGGCGGATACTGTCTGCCGAAGGACGGCGGGCTGGGCGTGTGGGCGTATCATACGCTGATGGGCTTTGAAGATGATATGTTCAAAATCACCCCCCTGGCCATCGATATCAATGACAGCCGCGGGCTCCATGCCGCGGCTCTGGTGCGGGATGCCCTGCGAAATATGGGAAAGATTGTCGCGGCCTCCAGGATTGTGTTGCTGGGGGCATCTTACCGGGAAGATGTGGGCGATACCCGCTACAGCGGATCGGAAATTATCTGTCGAAAACTGGTGGAAATGGGTGGTGAGCTTGTGGTACATGACCCCTATGTTCAGCACTGGTGGGAACTGGAAAAACAGGACACGTACCCGGCGCCCGGCCAGTCCAAGGGACGGTTTTTCCGTAATCAGGAAAAACTGAGCGATATCCGCGTCAGTCAGCGCCTGGAAGATAGTCTGCCGGGCGCCGATGCCGTGGTGTTTGCCGTGCGGCATCAGGCCTATCTTAAGCTGTCTCCTGATCAGGTGGTCGGCATGATCGGAAAACCGGCTGCCGTGATCGACTGTTTTGGAATTCTGGATGACGACAGTATCCGGCGTTATTTTGAACTTGGATGCGAGGTCAAAGGCCTGGGCCGTGGACACGTCAAACGGATCAAAGATGAGGTAAGGGACGATAAAAAAAAGTAG
- the gmd gene encoding GDP-mannose 4,6-dehydratase yields the protein MKKALITGITGQDGAYLADFLLKKGYEVHGIKRRASMFNTARVDHLYRDPHEKNVRFFMHYGDLTDSTNLIRIIQEVQPDEIYNLAAQSHVQVSFETPEYTANCDALGTLRLLEAIRILGLEQRTRFYQASTSELYGKVQEIPQTEKTPFYPRSPYACAKLYAYWITINYREAYNMFACNGILFNHESPIRGETFVTRKITRALARIRLGMQDCVYMGNVDSRRDWGHARDYVEMQWLMLQQDEPEDFVIATGEQHSVREFIDIAARQMGMQIEWRGEGVNEKGILSAIDIEKKVSHLPSAVSDCQLPAPGQVIVKIDPRYFRPTEVETLLGDATKAREKLGWTPRTRFSRLVSEMVESDLQEAGKDHLCRTAGFPVYNNFE from the coding sequence ATGAAAAAAGCATTGATTACCGGAATCACAGGCCAGGACGGGGCCTATCTGGCAGATTTTCTGCTCAAGAAGGGATACGAAGTTCACGGGATTAAGCGAAGGGCCTCTATGTTCAATACGGCCCGTGTGGATCATCTTTACCGGGACCCGCATGAAAAAAATGTCCGGTTCTTTATGCATTACGGAGATTTGACCGATTCCACCAACCTGATTCGTATCATTCAGGAAGTTCAACCGGATGAAATCTATAACCTGGCGGCGCAAAGCCATGTTCAGGTATCCTTTGAAACTCCGGAATATACGGCCAATTGCGATGCGCTGGGGACCCTCAGGCTTCTTGAAGCGATCCGTATTCTGGGCCTTGAACAGCGTACCCGGTTTTACCAGGCCTCCACCTCCGAGCTTTATGGAAAGGTGCAGGAAATACCCCAGACCGAAAAAACCCCGTTTTATCCCCGGTCGCCCTATGCCTGTGCCAAGCTTTATGCCTACTGGATCACCATCAACTACCGGGAAGCCTATAACATGTTCGCCTGTAACGGCATCCTGTTCAATCACGAGTCTCCGATCCGGGGGGAGACGTTTGTTACCCGTAAAATCACCCGTGCGCTGGCCCGGATTCGGCTGGGAATGCAGGATTGCGTCTACATGGGCAACGTGGATTCCAGACGCGACTGGGGCCATGCCCGGGACTATGTGGAAATGCAGTGGCTCATGCTTCAGCAGGACGAGCCGGAAGATTTTGTAATCGCCACCGGCGAGCAGCACTCGGTGCGTGAGTTTATCGATATTGCAGCACGGCAAATGGGGATGCAAATCGAATGGCGGGGAGAAGGCGTGAACGAGAAGGGCATTCTTTCAGCGATCGATATCGAAAAAAAAGTTTCTCATCTGCCTTCAGCGGTTTCTGACTGTCAGCTGCCTGCGCCGGGGCAGGTGATTGTCAAAATCGATCCGCGGTATTTCCGGCCCACGGAAGTTGAAACGCTTCTCGGCGATGCCACCAAAGCCCGTGAAAAACTTGGCTGGACACCCCGTACCCGTTTCAGCCGGCTGGTATCGGAAATGGTCGAATCCGATCTTCAGGAAGCCGGAAAAGATCACCTGTGCCGCACCGCCGGATTCCCTGTTTATAACAATTTCGAATAA